From one Triticum urartu cultivar G1812 chromosome 3, Tu2.1, whole genome shotgun sequence genomic stretch:
- the LOC125546914 gene encoding nascent polypeptide-associated complex subunit alpha, muscle-specific form-like: MHAPSRRASTASRRHDVAIDREKLTRLKRAHTTLALQASRDCVQLTPFPLRIVHLRICSCVAAERATSAHRACKVRYTCRGKRTRGLLIKRGPRRECELQGPKPQLRSSLRKMAMATAFVACCLLMASAGAASARSLVADGGNFGGRKDYYPPGNTDPNHSPSPTPCNHDSHGTPPCSPAPPQGGGGGYYPPAPSVGTSPTTPGGDYNPPSPSTGAAPTTPGGEDAPPAPSSDTSPTTPGGGYYPPTPSSGTAPTTPGTGDCPPSPSTGAAPTTPGGEDAPPAPSSDTSPTTPGGGYYPPTPSSGTAPTTPGTGDSPPAPSSDTSPTTPGGGYYPPTPSTGTAPTTPGTGDCLPSPSAGTSPSTPGGGDYPPSPASGAAPGGGNCPPSPSASTSPTTPGGGYYPPSPASGTAPTTPGGGDCPPSPSAGTSPTTPGGSYYPPSPSTGTDPNTPGGGGNPPSPTTPGVADCPPAPSTGTSPSTPGGGGYYPPSPSTGTDPNTPGGRCPSTGTSPTPCIGTTPPSSTLPPSTPTPFDPNSPPYSPLVPTPPTNTPTPFDPNTPPFSTGPYGYWMSHPGVIWGLFGYWCPLVRLFGPSAAVPFGHDLTVPEALANTRADGVGALYREGTASLLNSMVSSGFPFTTAQVKDAFGAALSSGDDRAAAAQAQLFKMANEGLAKH; this comes from the exons ATGCATGCACCGTCGCGTCGCGCGAGCACGGCGAGCCGACGACACGACGTTGCCATCGACCGCGAGAAGCTGACACGCCTCAAGAGAGCACA CACAACCCTAGCTCTTCAGGCATCGCGTGACTGTGTCCAACTAACCCCGTTCCCTCTACGCATAGTGCATTTACGCATTTGCTCGTGCGTTGCTGCAGAGCGCGCCACAAGTGCACACCGTGCATGCAAGGTAAGGTATACGTGCAGAGGTAAACGCACGCGAGGTTTGCTTATAAAAAGAGGGCCACGCCGCGAGTGTGAGCTTCAAGGCCCCAAGCCTCAGCTTAGAAGCTCTTTGCGAAAGATGGCGATGGCTACCGCGTTCGTGGCTTGCTGTCTTCTCATGGCGTCCGCCGGCGCCGCTTCGGCGCGTAGTCTCGTCGCCGACGGCGGGAACTTCGGTGGCCGCAAGGACTACTACCCTCCAGGCAACACCGACCCAAACCACTCACCAAGCCCCACGCCCTGCAATC ATGATTCCCACGGGACGCCGCCCTGCTCGCCGGCGCCACCGCAAGGAGGTGGAGGAGGGTACTACCCACCCGCACCATCCGTCGGTACCTCCCCGACCACACCTGGTGGAGACTACAACCCGCCTTCGCCGTCGACAGGGGCCGCCCCTACTACGCCTGGTGGCGAGGACGCCCCGCCCGCGCCGTCCAGTGACACCTCTCCGACCACCCCTGGTGGCGGCTACTACCCGCCCACTCCGTCCAGCGGAACTGCCCCAACCACGCCTGGGACTGGAGACTGCCCGCCCTCGCCGTCGACAGGCGCCGCCCCTACTACGCCTGGTGGCGAGGACGCCCCGCCCGCGCCGTCTAGTGACACCTCCCCGACCACCCCTGGTGGAGGCTACTACCCGCCAACTCCGTCAAGCGGCACTGCACCAACCACGCCTGGGACTGGAGACTCCCCGCCAGCGCCGTCCAGTGACACCTCTCCGACTACCCCTGGTGGAGGCTACTACCCGCCTACTCCGTCCACCGGTACCGCCCCAACCACGCCTGGGACTGGAGACTGCCTGCCCTCACCGTCCGCCGGCACCTCTCCTAGCACCCCTGGCGGTGGTGACTACCCGCCCTCGCCAGCCAGCGGCGCTGCGCCTGGTGGCGGGAACTGCCCTCCCTCGCCGTCCGCCAGCACCTCTCCTACCACCCCTGGCGGTGGCTACTACCCGCCCTCGCCAGCCAGCGGCACTGCGCCTACCACGCCTGGTGGTGGGGACTGCCCACCCTCGCCGTCTGCCGGCACCTCTCCGACCACACCTGGTGGCAGCTACTACCCGCCTTCACCGTCAACCGGCACTGACCCGAACACTCCTGGTGGCGGCGGCAACCCGCCATCCCCGACCACTCCTGGTGTCGCCGACTGTCCGCCAGCCCCGTCCACCGGCACCTCGCCGAGCACCCCTGGTGGTGGTGGCTACTACCCACCCTCGCCATCCACTGGCACTGACCCAAACacgcctggtggccgctgcccgTCCACCGGCACCTCGCCGACGCCTTGCATTGGCACAACTCCTCCCTCGAGCACGTTGCCTCCAAGCACTCCCACGCCGTTCGACCCAAACAGCCCACCCTACTCCCCGCTGGTACCGACGCCGCCGACGAACACCCCCACGCCATTTGACCCGAACACCCCACCGTTCTCCACTGGCCCTTACGG TTACTGGATGTCGCACCCGGGCGTGATATGGGGCCTGTTCGGGTACTGGTGCCCGCTGGTGCGGCTGTTCGGCCCGAGCGCCGCGGTGCCGTTCGGGCACGACCTGACCGTGCCGGAGGCGCTGGCCAACACGCGCGCCGACGGCGTGGGCGCGCTCTACCGCGAGGGCACGGCGTCGCTGCTCAACTCCATGGTCAGCAGCGGGTTCCCCTTCACCACGGCGCAGGTGAAGGACGCGTTCGGCGCCGCGCTCAGCTCCGGCGACgatcgcgccgccgccgcgcagGCGCAGCTCTTCAAGATGGCAAACGAGGGGCTTGCCAAGCACTAG